One Paenibacillus sp. FSL H7-0737 DNA segment encodes these proteins:
- a CDS encoding helix-turn-helix transcriptional regulator, with protein MRADRLLSILLLLQNRGKMTSRELAQTLEVSERTVFRDMEALSASGIPILAERGREGGWMLTEGYRTSLTGMKPQEIGSLLLSADASIMKDLGIQDDYSSALLKLEAASSHRLSNPANYLSERIHIDGASWHPSDETYPFLSVLQRALWEDRKVKITYLRSNETTVRFIEPLGLVAKRGVWYVVAKSKDELRTFRVSRLVNVEETHEWFKRPDDFDLKQYWEESTTAFKAALPKYQVKLRVKTSVLKELQRERFVSVQLIEPTSNAEWVNVDAEFNTIESACRIILSFSPSVIVLSPQELLEMVKSAIAKISAIYEDF; from the coding sequence ATGAGAGCCGACCGTTTGTTATCAATATTACTTCTGTTGCAAAATCGTGGAAAAATGACTTCTAGAGAATTGGCCCAAACACTCGAGGTATCAGAACGAACTGTGTTTCGTGATATGGAAGCATTAAGTGCTTCAGGAATACCCATTTTAGCTGAACGTGGTCGTGAAGGAGGCTGGATGCTAACTGAAGGGTACCGAACCTCCCTAACGGGAATGAAGCCACAAGAGATTGGTTCACTGCTTCTGTCCGCTGACGCATCTATAATGAAGGATCTGGGGATACAAGACGACTACTCTTCCGCTCTTCTCAAACTAGAGGCTGCATCCTCACATCGACTTAGTAACCCAGCAAATTACCTAAGCGAGCGTATTCATATTGATGGCGCCAGTTGGCATCCTTCGGATGAGACTTATCCGTTCCTATCTGTACTGCAGAGAGCACTTTGGGAGGACCGTAAAGTAAAAATCACTTATCTCCGGAGCAACGAGACAACGGTCCGTTTCATTGAACCTCTTGGGTTAGTTGCAAAACGCGGAGTATGGTATGTCGTAGCCAAAAGCAAAGATGAACTACGAACCTTTCGTGTGTCCAGATTAGTTAACGTTGAGGAGACACATGAGTGGTTTAAAAGACCTGATGACTTTGATTTAAAACAGTACTGGGAAGAGTCCACCACGGCCTTTAAAGCAGCACTGCCAAAGTATCAAGTAAAGCTAAGGGTTAAAACATCTGTCTTAAAAGAATTACAGCGAGAAAGATTCGTCTCTGTCCAATTAATAGAGCCAACAAGCAATGCTGAGTGGGTGAACGTAGATGCCGAATTTAATACGATCGAGTCGGCCTGCCGGATAATCCTTTCTTTTAGTCCCTCGGTTATTGTACTTTCACCGCAAGAACTTTTAGAGATGGTAAAGTCTGCTATCGCAAAAATTTCCGCTATTTATGAGGATTTTTGA
- a CDS encoding 3-oxoacyl-[acyl-carrier-protein] synthase III C-terminal domain-containing protein, whose protein sequence is MTGIRIQDIDIYHPSNKVGNDFFIKHFDEKGIDIRGLLTTLGRDTRYSIKNEEENSLTMAFEAASNVLDKNGLTGADIDLIAYASQTPEYIFPTNSLMIHRLINGASHTICIDSNANCAGMTASVEQVSRQMQANPRIKRALVIGSDYVAPHADKNDPVYYANFGDAAAAVLLVRDDNAVGFIDSVYQTDTCVYGNSMFPAEGLANLGRKGVAAGEFNVKFIPFDDSICVDAASESIRTLLSDNNIAPESIKAACFSQLSLPNIVGVCEKVGIDREVAVYIGDEFGYTSTSSPFIALHKAITTGKIERGDKVLFWTVGAGWQNVAFVIEY, encoded by the coding sequence ATGACCGGAATTCGTATTCAAGACATTGATATCTATCATCCTAGTAATAAAGTTGGTAACGACTTTTTTATTAAGCATTTTGACGAAAAGGGTATTGATATCCGAGGTCTACTGACCACTTTAGGTCGTGATACGCGCTATAGCATTAAGAATGAGGAAGAAAATTCTCTTACGATGGCTTTTGAGGCTGCCAGTAATGTGTTGGATAAAAATGGTCTCACTGGCGCTGATATCGATCTTATTGCCTATGCAAGTCAAACTCCTGAATATATCTTTCCTACTAACTCTTTAATGATTCACCGTTTAATTAACGGCGCATCCCATACAATTTGTATAGATAGCAACGCTAACTGTGCAGGTATGACTGCTTCCGTAGAACAGGTGAGCCGTCAAATGCAAGCCAATCCTAGAATTAAACGTGCTTTGGTCATCGGATCCGATTATGTAGCACCTCATGCAGATAAGAATGATCCAGTCTATTATGCTAACTTCGGTGATGCAGCTGCGGCAGTCCTTCTTGTGCGCGATGATAATGCGGTAGGCTTCATTGATTCTGTCTATCAAACAGACACATGCGTTTATGGCAACTCCATGTTCCCGGCTGAAGGCTTGGCTAATCTGGGTAGAAAAGGCGTAGCGGCTGGAGAATTCAATGTGAAGTTCATTCCATTTGATGATTCCATTTGCGTAGATGCTGCTTCTGAATCGATTCGCACGCTTCTATCAGATAACAACATAGCGCCTGAATCTATTAAAGCGGCCTGTTTCTCACAGCTTTCACTGCCTAATATCGTTGGTGTTTGTGAAAAAGTGGGTATTGATCGTGAGGTTGCGGTTTACATAGGTGATGAATTCGGGTACACCTCAACCAGTAGCCCGTTTATCGCTCTACACAAAGCTATTACTACAGGAAAGATCGAACGCGGAGATAAAGTTCTGTTCTGGACAGTGGGCGCTGGATGGCAAAACGTTGCATTTGTTATTGAATATTAA
- the glpK gene encoding glycerol kinase GlpK encodes MILSLDQGTTSSRAIVFDEDARIVSQGQYEVEQSFPHPGWVEHDPEQIWASQLAAARDAITQGGITPQEVYSIGITNQRETALIWDRATGKPIYPAIVWQDRRTAELCEEIKSKGLEGLIASKTGLVVDAYFSATKFSWILDHVEGARERANNGELLAGTVDSWLIWKLTGGAVHATDVTNASRTMLYNLHERCWDEVLMEELRVPRSILPEVRMSGSEFGAADAQWFGTEIPIHSVLGDQQAALFGHTCLEPGSAKNTYGTGCFILMNTGTEAVVSSHGLLTTVAWGMGDELYYALEGSVFVAGAAVQWLQEGLGLITEPAGSEDKAREVEDSEGVVVVPAFTGLGAPYWDMYARGAVFGLTRGTTSGHLVRATLESLAFQSRDVIGAMEKDAGMPLTGLRVDGGAVRNDLLMQFQSDILGSEVTRTTYAETTALGAALLAGLTSGVWTREQLESFNKAERVFSPVMGIDERERRYNAWKDAVARTMGWEKHERYQ; translated from the coding sequence ATGATTTTATCTTTAGACCAAGGGACTACCAGTTCACGAGCCATAGTGTTCGATGAGGACGCTAGAATCGTCTCACAAGGGCAATATGAGGTTGAACAATCTTTCCCACACCCTGGCTGGGTGGAGCATGACCCAGAGCAAATTTGGGCGTCACAGCTTGCAGCTGCAAGAGATGCGATTACTCAGGGCGGGATAACACCTCAGGAAGTATATTCCATTGGAATTACAAATCAGAGGGAAACGGCCCTGATCTGGGATAGAGCAACAGGCAAGCCGATTTATCCTGCGATTGTGTGGCAGGACAGACGTACTGCAGAGCTGTGTGAAGAGATCAAGAGTAAGGGGTTAGAGGGACTCATTGCTAGCAAGACGGGACTCGTTGTGGATGCTTATTTTTCTGCAACAAAATTCTCCTGGATTCTTGATCATGTAGAAGGCGCACGAGAGCGGGCGAATAATGGCGAGCTACTAGCTGGGACAGTAGACAGCTGGCTAATCTGGAAGCTTACTGGCGGGGCTGTACATGCTACTGATGTAACTAATGCATCGCGTACGATGCTATATAATCTACATGAGCGCTGCTGGGACGAAGTGCTAATGGAGGAGCTTCGTGTACCACGCTCCATCCTGCCAGAAGTGAGGATGTCCGGTAGTGAATTTGGAGCAGCAGACGCGCAGTGGTTCGGGACAGAAATACCTATTCACTCTGTATTGGGGGATCAACAAGCTGCTTTGTTTGGACATACTTGTCTTGAACCCGGCAGTGCCAAAAACACATATGGAACTGGATGCTTTATTCTGATGAATACAGGTACAGAAGCTGTAGTCTCCAGTCATGGGTTGTTGACCACTGTAGCATGGGGAATGGGGGATGAGCTCTATTATGCACTCGAGGGCAGTGTGTTTGTAGCCGGAGCGGCTGTACAATGGCTTCAGGAGGGGTTAGGACTCATAACGGAGCCGGCAGGCTCGGAAGACAAAGCGCGGGAAGTAGAGGACAGTGAAGGGGTTGTCGTCGTACCTGCTTTTACTGGACTAGGTGCCCCTTATTGGGATATGTATGCACGTGGAGCAGTCTTCGGTCTAACTAGAGGAACCACCTCGGGGCATTTGGTAAGAGCAACGTTAGAGTCATTAGCATTTCAGTCTAGAGATGTAATTGGGGCGATGGAAAAAGATGCAGGCATGCCATTGACCGGACTTCGTGTAGATGGTGGAGCGGTTCGTAATGATTTGCTGATGCAGTTTCAGTCTGATATCCTCGGTAGTGAAGTTACTCGAACTACATATGCGGAGACGACTGCGCTGGGAGCAGCACTTCTGGCTGGATTAACCTCAGGAGTTTGGACAAGAGAGCAGCTAGAAAGCTTTAACAAAGCTGAGAGGGTCTTTTCACCTGTAATGGGTATAGATGAGCGTGAACGACGTTACAACGCCTGGAAAGACGCTGTAGCGCGTACCATGGGCTGGGAAAAACATGAAAGATATCAGTGA
- a CDS encoding DNA-binding protein, whose amino-acid sequence MSMFNGTESDLPSGLSKPALRALHGAGYTQIHQISKLTESELLQLHGMGPKGIDVLRRALTVKGLSFASES is encoded by the coding sequence ATGTCTATGTTTAATGGAACAGAATCTGATCTACCGAGTGGACTATCTAAGCCTGCACTTCGAGCACTTCATGGTGCTGGGTATACACAGATTCACCAAATCAGTAAGCTCACTGAGTCAGAGCTTCTGCAGCTCCATGGGATGGGACCAAAAGGGATTGATGTACTACGGCGTGCGCTCACTGTAAAGGGGTTATCCTTTGCCAGCGAGTCCTAA
- a CDS encoding SDR family NAD(P)-dependent oxidoreductase, translated as MTLKGKVALVTGSSRGAGRGIALELARRGAFVYITGRTTDVSVTEHIKGSIDSVLREIKESGGSGAVIRCDHTKDQETEAVIRQIAEEQGRLDILVNNVWGGNDLAIEQKPFWELPTAHWDNMFNAGVRAQMITNYYAIPLMRKAKTGGLIIHTTFWDHYKYLGNFYYDLSKNALLRMAFGLSKELKDDGIAVMPLSPGWMRTEAVLEAMNTDEEHWQEVEELKMSESTTYIGRAVTALAADPKVMSMSGEPQLVGKLAEKYGFTDIDGRIIPSFII; from the coding sequence ATGACATTGAAAGGGAAAGTCGCATTGGTTACCGGGAGCAGCAGAGGTGCTGGGAGGGGGATCGCTTTAGAATTAGCGAGAAGAGGAGCTTTTGTCTATATTACAGGGAGGACCACAGATGTATCCGTCACAGAACATATTAAGGGGAGTATAGATAGCGTACTTAGAGAAATAAAAGAAAGTGGAGGTTCTGGTGCGGTAATACGATGTGACCATACGAAGGATCAAGAAACAGAAGCAGTGATCCGCCAGATCGCTGAAGAGCAAGGTCGGCTCGATATCTTAGTTAACAACGTATGGGGAGGCAATGATTTAGCTATCGAGCAGAAGCCTTTTTGGGAGCTGCCTACAGCTCATTGGGACAATATGTTTAATGCCGGTGTGAGAGCACAGATGATCACAAATTATTACGCAATTCCCTTGATGCGCAAGGCAAAAACTGGTGGTCTAATTATCCATACAACCTTCTGGGATCATTATAAATATTTAGGCAACTTTTATTATGATCTTTCTAAAAATGCACTTTTACGTATGGCTTTCGGATTGTCGAAGGAGTTAAAGGATGACGGCATTGCGGTTATGCCACTTTCACCTGGATGGATGAGAACAGAAGCGGTTCTAGAAGCCATGAATACAGATGAGGAACATTGGCAAGAAGTTGAGGAACTGAAAATGAGTGAATCGACGACATATATTGGTCGAGCAGTGACTGCACTAGCCGCTGATCCAAAGGTTATGTCTATGTCCGGTGAGCCGCAGCTGGTTGGAAAGCTTGCTGAAAAGTATGGTTTTACTGATATTGATGGAAGGATAATCCCTTCGTTCATAATATAG
- a CDS encoding carboxymuconolactone decarboxylase family protein encodes MKDNVNSGLNHFTNLSGDYGAKALAPIKEHFPDLAEFIMGNAYGDIFQRNTIEADWKEIAVISALISMGQFDQLGVHYVMALRVGVTVEQLKGILLHLVPAIGAPRIITAFNILLETIEEIK; translated from the coding sequence ATGAAAGACAATGTAAACAGTGGTCTGAACCACTTCACGAATCTCTCTGGAGACTACGGAGCTAAAGCACTGGCTCCGATTAAAGAACATTTCCCCGATTTGGCTGAATTTATTATGGGGAATGCCTACGGCGATATTTTTCAACGCAACACAATCGAAGCTGACTGGAAGGAAATCGCAGTTATCTCTGCCCTGATTTCGATGGGTCAGTTTGATCAATTGGGTGTTCATTATGTCATGGCTCTTCGTGTGGGAGTTACTGTAGAACAACTCAAAGGTATTCTATTACACTTAGTACCCGCTATAGGGGCACCTAGAATCATCACCGCTTTTAATATTCTTCTCGAAACGATTGAAGAAATAAAGTAA
- a CDS encoding thiamine pyrophosphate-binding protein, translating to MYFLKTVADYMSEALRNLGVTHSFGIIGKSICPIVLKMVDYGIEFIPGRHESSSGFEAAGYALKTGKLGVAFGTSGPGGTNLLTAAAHAKANNLPVLFITGHQSIKELGIPQCQDSTSFLADLADMFRPATLYSKLIERGDHFNTIFNHAISIALSGNRGPVHLCIPFDVQTELLEECNIVIPERESLVSHANIDRVLDAINNSKNPIIIAGKGVNRSGAHSELIQLAETFNIPVVTSPGGKGAIAWDHPLYHGPIGVGGCTHGDDLLNQSDLFIVLGSRLSDMTICNLKRENHPATLIQFDSDPTFVGKILFSKTIPVTGDLRDNLVYYLNNIDTNNITKREAPTNSDYTEEPPILPNLSLASVLSTMSDLIPYNSTVFVDDGSHGFHAAKWYKVKKPGSFVFDAYFACMGNSIGMAIGAKVAAPEETIFCITGDGCFMMLGAEINAAVCKDIPVIFIVVNNKQLDMALKGMEKTTGRIDGTIYEVPMDAVKFAESLGAKGYKCETAEEFETAIKDAVAINRVAVIELLTDRDEVPPTAHRTLNLN from the coding sequence GTGTATTTTTTGAAGACAGTCGCAGATTACATGTCGGAAGCACTACGGAACCTAGGAGTTACCCATTCCTTTGGTATTATTGGGAAATCCATTTGTCCTATTGTTCTTAAAATGGTAGATTACGGTATTGAATTTATTCCTGGGAGACATGAGTCCAGTTCCGGCTTCGAAGCAGCCGGGTATGCGCTTAAAACTGGAAAACTAGGTGTAGCTTTTGGTACTTCAGGTCCTGGTGGAACAAACCTATTAACTGCAGCAGCACATGCTAAGGCTAACAACCTACCTGTCCTATTTATTACTGGCCATCAATCTATTAAAGAGCTTGGAATTCCCCAATGTCAGGACTCTACTTCTTTTCTAGCTGATTTAGCTGATATGTTTAGACCTGCCACCTTATATAGCAAGCTTATTGAACGTGGAGATCACTTTAACACAATCTTTAATCATGCCATATCCATTGCTTTGAGCGGTAATCGTGGTCCAGTTCACCTTTGTATTCCCTTTGATGTACAAACGGAATTGCTAGAGGAATGTAATATTGTAATCCCTGAACGCGAATCACTGGTTAGCCATGCTAATATCGACCGTGTACTTGATGCTATAAATAACTCTAAGAATCCAATAATTATCGCGGGTAAAGGCGTTAACCGCTCAGGAGCACATAGTGAGCTAATTCAATTAGCGGAAACATTTAATATTCCTGTAGTTACATCTCCAGGTGGTAAAGGGGCTATAGCTTGGGATCATCCACTCTATCACGGTCCAATTGGAGTAGGCGGTTGTACCCATGGGGATGACTTGCTGAATCAAAGTGATCTATTTATCGTTCTCGGGTCACGTTTAAGTGATATGACTATTTGTAATCTTAAAAGGGAAAATCATCCTGCAACATTAATTCAGTTTGATAGCGATCCGACTTTTGTCGGAAAAATATTGTTCTCTAAAACGATTCCAGTGACTGGAGATCTACGGGACAATCTAGTTTACTATCTCAATAATATTGACACGAACAACATCACAAAACGCGAAGCACCGACAAATTCCGATTATACCGAAGAGCCTCCGATTTTACCAAACCTTTCACTTGCATCGGTCTTGAGTACGATGAGTGATTTGATTCCTTATAACAGCACAGTCTTTGTTGATGATGGAAGTCACGGTTTCCATGCTGCGAAATGGTACAAGGTTAAGAAACCGGGCAGTTTTGTTTTCGATGCTTACTTTGCTTGTATGGGTAATTCCATCGGAATGGCGATTGGTGCAAAGGTTGCTGCTCCAGAAGAAACGATCTTCTGCATTACAGGAGATGGCTGCTTTATGATGCTAGGCGCAGAGATTAACGCTGCTGTCTGCAAGGATATTCCTGTCATATTCATTGTTGTGAATAATAAACAGCTAGATATGGCTCTAAAAGGTATGGAAAAAACTACAGGACGTATTGACGGAACTATCTACGAAGTCCCTATGGATGCTGTGAAATTCGCAGAATCACTAGGCGCTAAGGGTTACAAATGTGAGACAGCGGAGGAGTTCGAAACAGCCATCAAGGACGCTGTTGCCATCAACCGTGTTGCCGTCATTGAACTGCTAACAGACCGTGATGAGGTCCCTCCGACTGCTCACCGTACTTTGAACCTAAATTAG
- a CDS encoding methyl-accepting chemotaxis protein, whose translation MNWMHKLPLKQRIVAGCYLVAALFAIPVLVTFMILGNIILGIVLIVVLAALTFPVARFIERTLTSSFDDIANVSHSISKGDFTSRADENGSMGDVSRSFNTMIDKLKKILTEASQITRQVMDASRGIEDKNQNLKIVMAQVASSSNELALGANEISTDIAEMTESIKDIENKVSNYTNSTKEMNRRSIHTLELVEQGRQSVDTQAEGMRKNIQATQKVADTIEALSHNARGITMITKTITEIAEQTNLLSLNASIEAARAGEHGRGFAVVAQEVRKLAEESTASTKEVFGLVRSIETDIKQAIDNIAINEEVVQVQNEMITQSAHIFAQIVQSVQYITEQISSFSAESDLMLESALKISSAIENISAITQQTAAGTEEVSAAMNEQINALQSVAEETEKMTQAVFNLQKTIHIFKF comes from the coding sequence ATGAACTGGATGCATAAACTTCCGTTAAAACAAAGAATTGTTGCCGGATGTTACCTCGTTGCCGCACTATTTGCCATTCCTGTTTTAGTTACTTTTATGATCTTAGGCAACATTATTTTGGGTATTGTTCTAATCGTTGTTCTTGCTGCTCTAACTTTCCCAGTGGCCCGCTTTATCGAGAGAACGCTTACATCTTCTTTTGATGACATCGCGAATGTATCTCATAGTATTTCAAAAGGGGATTTTACTAGTAGAGCCGACGAGAACGGGTCTATGGGGGACGTAAGTCGTTCCTTTAATACTATGATTGACAAGCTCAAGAAGATTTTGACAGAAGCATCACAAATCACTCGTCAAGTTATGGATGCAAGCCGTGGAATCGAAGATAAGAATCAGAATTTGAAAATTGTCATGGCACAGGTAGCCTCTTCGTCTAACGAGCTAGCTCTTGGTGCAAATGAAATATCTACGGATATCGCTGAAATGACAGAATCCATTAAAGATATTGAGAATAAAGTATCCAATTATACGAACTCAACGAAAGAAATGAACAGACGTTCAATACATACATTAGAACTAGTTGAACAAGGACGGCAGTCCGTTGATACTCAAGCTGAAGGCATGCGCAAAAACATCCAGGCTACTCAAAAAGTAGCTGATACAATCGAAGCCCTGTCTCATAATGCTCGCGGAATTACGATGATTACAAAAACCATCACAGAGATCGCTGAGCAGACCAACCTCTTATCGCTGAATGCCTCCATCGAAGCAGCACGCGCCGGAGAGCATGGTCGAGGTTTTGCTGTAGTCGCACAGGAGGTTCGTAAACTTGCCGAGGAATCAACAGCTTCAACGAAGGAAGTCTTTGGCTTAGTTCGGAGCATCGAAACTGATATCAAACAAGCGATTGACAATATCGCTATCAACGAAGAAGTCGTACAGGTACAGAATGAGATGATCACTCAATCTGCTCATATCTTTGCTCAAATTGTGCAAAGTGTGCAGTATATTACCGAGCAAATCTCTTCCTTCTCTGCTGAAAGTGATCTGATGTTGGAAAGTGCCTTGAAAATTTCAAGTGCAATAGAGAATATCTCTGCAATCACACAGCAAACCGCTGCCGGCACCGAGGAAGTATCCGCGGCTATGAATGAACAAATTAATGCCCTGCAGTCCGTCGCTGAAGAAACTGAGAAAATGACACAGGCTGTGTTTAATCTACAGAAGACTATCCATATTTTCAAGTTTTAA